A region from the Bacteroidota bacterium genome encodes:
- a CDS encoding response regulator — protein sequence MNKDNKIKLFLVDDDAVFLKGMEIDFLQHADFDIETYATGELCIEHLSNGPDVIILDYHLDGIEKGAMNGMEVLDKIKEYNLDIPVVMLSSQDKIEVAINCMHHKAYDYVVKSETAFMRLQKIITNIFHYKKIEKELNWYMDRM from the coding sequence ATGAACAAGGATAATAAAATAAAACTTTTTTTGGTTGATGATGATGCTGTGTTTTTGAAAGGCATGGAAATTGATTTTCTGCAGCATGCCGATTTCGATATTGAAACCTATGCAACTGGCGAACTGTGCATCGAGCATTTATCAAATGGGCCAGATGTTATTATATTAGATTATCATTTAGATGGTATAGAAAAAGGTGCCATGAATGGCATGGAAGTATTAGATAAAATAAAAGAATACAATCTCGATATTCCCGTCGTGATGCTTTCATCGCAAGATAAAATAGAAGTCGCCATCAACTGTATGCACCACAAGGCATACGACTATGTTGTAAAAAGTGAAACTGCATTTATGCGTTTACAAAAAATTATCACCAATATTTTTCACTACAAAAAAATTGAAAAAGAATTGAATTGGTATATGGATAGAATGTAG